In Paenibacillus hexagrammi, the following are encoded in one genomic region:
- a CDS encoding response regulator yields the protein MNRIIIVDDEELIRESLAIQLAELEGIAVSATLHNGSKALDWLKEHYADICMTDVRMPLVDGLQLIEEINTRCPWMTCIVISSYDDFQYAKKSIMLGAVDYVLKPIDNTLLCEAVEKACTRIQAQRRSEANRLLLQKLPVYKPVLEQWIDMILTVFLHGQPLIIVDTLAMFEEWIDGRYEILNDLAMAWTALVIEELKKQDILVSFEEGEDVGLGEASLRHEDVRHYYRLCAVRRLERAANVLMDRARKAKNLQRESVVDQVKRYIEDHYAESWGLQDLADHVAMSRSYLAKLFKDQVGMTIWTYCVNVRMRNARDLLLTTSLKSYEIAMRVGYENSIHFSRIFKQYHGMNPMEYKEKFREQ from the coding sequence ATGAACAGAATCATCATTGTCGACGATGAAGAATTAATTCGTGAAAGTCTCGCCATTCAATTAGCTGAGTTAGAGGGAATCGCAGTCTCCGCTACACTGCATAACGGGAGCAAGGCGCTGGACTGGTTAAAGGAACATTATGCGGACATTTGTATGACGGATGTAAGGATGCCCTTGGTAGATGGGCTTCAACTGATCGAAGAGATTAATACCAGGTGTCCATGGATGACCTGTATTGTCATTTCCAGCTATGACGACTTTCAATACGCCAAGAAGAGCATCATGCTGGGTGCCGTAGACTACGTGCTCAAACCGATCGATAATACGCTGCTATGCGAAGCGGTAGAAAAGGCCTGCACCAGAATTCAAGCGCAGCGCCGGAGCGAAGCGAACCGGCTGCTGCTGCAGAAACTCCCGGTGTACAAGCCGGTGCTGGAGCAGTGGATTGACATGATTTTGACGGTTTTTTTACACGGTCAGCCGCTGATTATCGTGGATACGCTCGCTATGTTCGAGGAATGGATAGACGGCCGCTACGAGATTTTGAATGACCTTGCCATGGCGTGGACTGCGCTCGTGATCGAGGAGCTGAAGAAGCAGGACATTCTCGTGAGCTTTGAGGAAGGTGAGGATGTGGGACTCGGCGAGGCAAGTCTGCGGCACGAAGATGTGCGGCATTATTACCGACTTTGTGCGGTCAGGCGGCTGGAGCGGGCGGCCAATGTGCTGATGGACCGGGCGCGTAAAGCGAAAAACTTGCAGAGAGAAAGCGTCGTGGATCAAGTCAAGCGATACATTGAGGATCATTATGCCGAGAGCTGGGGGCTGCAGGACTTGGCCGACCACGTGGCGATGAGCCGCTCATATCTAGCCAAGCTGTTTAAAGACCAGGTTGGGATGACGATCTGGACGTATTGCGTCAATGTACGCATGCGGAATGCCAGAGATTTGCTGTTAACCACCTCGCTGAAAAGCTACGAGATCGCGATGCGAGTCGGCTACGAGAACAGCATTCACTTTTCCCGGATCTTCAAACAGTATCATGGAATGAATCCCATGGAGTATAAGGAGAAATTCAGGGAGCAATGA
- a CDS encoding HAD family hydrolase, whose protein sequence is MVIEAFIFDMDGVIIDSEPLHFEVDMKTMAQLGSPISKESLEAYVGMTNPEMWTLIKKEYNLSQTVFEIIDLQLGAKLAYLRETEVTPIPGIRELLKELHERHIPIGLASSSPRVFIEAVLKKLEVSSYFTCIVSAEEVAKGKPAPDVYLEAAHQMNVSPAACWVLEDSRNGLKAARAAGMKCIGFINPNSGNQDLSAADIIVSTITEISVAGLT, encoded by the coding sequence TTGGTCATAGAAGCTTTTATTTTTGATATGGACGGTGTCATTATCGATAGTGAGCCGCTGCATTTTGAAGTAGATATGAAGACGATGGCACAGCTAGGCTCGCCTATCTCCAAGGAGAGCTTGGAAGCCTACGTGGGTATGACGAATCCGGAGATGTGGACGCTTATCAAAAAAGAGTATAACCTGTCTCAGACGGTATTCGAGATTATAGATTTACAGTTGGGTGCGAAGCTGGCGTATTTGAGAGAAACGGAAGTTACACCCATTCCGGGTATTCGTGAGCTGCTGAAGGAGTTACATGAACGACACATTCCTATAGGTCTTGCCTCTTCGTCACCACGAGTGTTTATAGAAGCTGTACTTAAGAAGCTGGAGGTATCGTCCTATTTTACCTGTATCGTCAGTGCGGAAGAAGTGGCGAAGGGGAAGCCAGCGCCTGATGTGTACTTGGAGGCTGCGCATCAAATGAACGTATCCCCTGCGGCATGCTGGGTACTGGAGGATTCGCGCAACGGGCTTAAAGCCGCTAGGGCAGCGGGGATGAAGTGCATCGGGTTTATCAACCCGAACTCAGGCAATCAAGATTTATCCGCTGCGGATATCATCGTTTCAACCATAACGGAAATTTCCGTAGCAGGACTTACATAA
- a CDS encoding S-layer homology domain-containing protein: MNSLNTFMYKHSLRRMVSMLLLFCMTLVFIPVANANVAMPLTAQVIGAIGHTGETVSVAVYMQPGMISNVDDAFWKYSLKLNYDANVLTDAVVKDTAQSANFDSSKSVTGSVYVEASSFGNLTFIDEPTRVFTVDFKIKDDALLGETNIQLDSGTYTLETTDIAISTLIPGKVTVVNDAPTADQVTINGTPVVGTALTGDYVYKDTENNAEAVPAFKWYQASSSSGTDKTVIDGATAKTFTLTSAQLDKYIFFEVTPAAQAGIPAGLPTLSEPIGPVTRVAQTAVVKIGSLSAYRGSTITVPVSVKSVSTGVSAYGMRIHFDSTALKLEQIIPPSETVFSSTYSNDEGWVRTAWSDATGGDQPITVGKDLFKLVFKVSDSAEYGARDLTVENTSDKQQFTIVDTDAEEMTSTLEPGIINITKRTSSSAGGTGGKEIIKLDVAAGGSKASGVVSSAVIERTAKSDGTKSDKVTFATDQAQKAVDSIKQAGASSANILIPDAKDEVSEVEVTVPKESGKLIADAKIDIGLMTDNVHVNIPNDSLQGFTDDLYFHFVPIKNDVEKQDVKDRANKEALIKNATGAKGVTVVGRPMTIETNLQNRQVTLVMPLKDVNLSEDELAKLGIYVEHSDGTKELLSGKLVNYDGEDGGKGFQFSVHKFSTFSLVHLEGKPEAHTAYVNGYEDGTFRPDHSITRAEMAAILSRVAGKSAEGEDMTYSDVSSDHWASAAISQAAKMKLMSGYPDGSFKPDQPITRAEMAALSSLLITGNPAQGTGFDDISSHWAEQAILAVQGAGIIQGYEDGSYRPDQYVTRAETVVIMNKLLVRGPSDGEQGSVWKDVESTNWALKDIQEASVEHYYVKNQDGNETWIQLP; this comes from the coding sequence TGCCGTCTATATGCAGCCAGGTATGATTTCAAATGTGGATGATGCTTTTTGGAAATATTCATTGAAATTGAATTACGATGCCAACGTACTTACGGATGCAGTTGTTAAGGATACGGCTCAATCCGCCAACTTTGACTCATCCAAGTCCGTTACGGGCAGTGTTTATGTGGAAGCCAGTTCATTCGGCAACCTGACATTTATAGACGAGCCTACTCGAGTATTTACAGTAGATTTTAAAATTAAAGATGATGCTCTACTCGGAGAAACGAACATTCAACTTGATTCCGGCACTTATACCTTGGAAACAACAGACATAGCTATTTCAACCCTGATTCCCGGGAAAGTAACGGTAGTTAACGACGCTCCTACTGCAGACCAAGTTACAATTAACGGCACTCCGGTTGTGGGGACTGCCTTGACCGGTGATTATGTTTACAAGGATACGGAAAACAACGCCGAAGCCGTTCCCGCCTTTAAGTGGTATCAAGCGAGCAGCTCATCTGGTACGGATAAGACAGTCATTGATGGCGCCACAGCCAAGACCTTTACTTTGACTTCAGCTCAACTCGACAAGTACATCTTCTTTGAGGTGACACCGGCTGCACAGGCAGGTATACCTGCAGGATTGCCTACACTGAGTGAACCAATTGGTCCAGTCACACGAGTGGCGCAAACAGCGGTAGTGAAGATTGGTTCACTGTCAGCCTACAGAGGCTCGACGATTACGGTTCCCGTTTCCGTGAAGTCCGTTTCTACAGGAGTATCCGCATACGGGATGCGCATTCATTTTGACAGTACGGCACTGAAGCTGGAACAGATCATACCTCCTTCCGAAACGGTTTTCTCAAGCACATACAGTAATGATGAAGGATGGGTGCGTACCGCATGGTCAGATGCAACCGGCGGAGATCAGCCTATTACGGTTGGCAAAGATTTGTTTAAGCTCGTGTTTAAGGTTTCGGATTCGGCTGAATATGGCGCCAGAGACCTTACTGTAGAAAATACAAGTGATAAACAGCAATTCACCATCGTGGATACAGATGCTGAAGAAATGACGAGTACACTGGAGCCAGGGATTATCAACATCACAAAAAGAACGTCTAGCTCTGCAGGGGGAACTGGTGGCAAAGAAATCATTAAGTTGGACGTTGCTGCCGGTGGTTCCAAAGCAAGCGGTGTTGTATCCAGCGCGGTTATCGAAAGAACAGCTAAATCGGATGGAACGAAAAGCGATAAAGTGACCTTCGCGACGGATCAAGCCCAGAAGGCGGTTGACAGTATTAAACAAGCTGGAGCCTCTTCCGCTAACATTTTAATACCGGATGCCAAAGACGAGGTGTCCGAAGTAGAAGTAACAGTTCCTAAGGAATCCGGAAAGCTGATTGCGGATGCCAAGATCGACATCGGACTCATGACGGATAACGTGCATGTGAACATTCCGAATGACTCGCTGCAAGGATTCACGGATGACCTGTATTTCCACTTCGTACCGATTAAGAATGATGTCGAAAAGCAGGACGTCAAAGATCGGGCTAATAAGGAAGCGCTGATCAAGAATGCAACAGGTGCCAAAGGAGTAACGGTCGTCGGTCGTCCGATGACGATCGAGACGAACCTTCAGAACCGTCAGGTGACGCTCGTTATGCCTTTGAAGGATGTAAATCTTAGCGAGGATGAGCTCGCCAAACTGGGCATTTATGTAGAGCATAGCGACGGAACGAAGGAACTGCTCTCCGGGAAGCTTGTGAATTATGACGGTGAAGACGGCGGTAAGGGCTTTCAGTTCTCTGTGCATAAATTCAGTACATTTTCTCTTGTGCATCTAGAAGGTAAGCCGGAAGCACATACGGCCTATGTGAATGGCTACGAAGACGGCACGTTCCGTCCGGACCATTCCATTACACGTGCGGAAATGGCGGCTATTTTATCACGTGTGGCTGGGAAATCCGCTGAAGGGGAAGACATGACGTATTCCGATGTATCTTCGGATCATTGGGCTAGCGCAGCAATCTCCCAGGCAGCGAAGATGAAGCTGATGAGCGGCTACCCGGACGGAAGCTTCAAGCCTGACCAGCCGATTACCCGCGCAGAAATGGCGGCACTAAGCTCTCTGTTGATTACAGGGAATCCGGCGCAAGGTACAGGATTTGACGATATATCCAGCCATTGGGCCGAGCAGGCGATCCTTGCTGTTCAAGGAGCGGGCATCATCCAGGGCTATGAAGATGGCAGCTACAGACCGGATCAATATGTCACCAGAGCGGAGACAGTGGTCATCATGAACAAACTGCTTGTTCGTGGACCGTCTGACGGTGAGCAGGGTTCAGTTTGGAAAGACGTCGAGAGCACGAACTGGGCGCTAAAGGACATTCAGGAAGCGTCTGTGGAACATTACTATGTGAAGAATCAAGACGGAAATGAAACTTGGATTCAACTACCATAA